From Trueperella pecoris, a single genomic window includes:
- a CDS encoding type I polyketide synthase, translated as MTLTEQLNAGTPYVLQFAGQATPWRTALADVAEDPAIRSALTEVQARAERLLAPVLPELTRICAGPLDLFNNPSVQAFSSVPGILLAQFGAHLDLGLTGAPHAVIGHSQGVLAVEIAKNGDLDHAARIFALARLIGAAATWTMRSAGAERHGELTPMLAVRGIPETELARIVDAHDGAGIAIRNTRDSFTLSGIPAALDAVRADISTLADAQHRARSEKRVGGAPIDPVLEFLDVWAPFHSDLLAPARAQVISWMDACGWREPGLDALAAAVLTDRLDWDTQFAQASQGAEWVIDLGPGLGLGRITQANTLGRGIGVVNAATASARDDMSMPGMTWEKGADWSRFAPKLAWIQEDGQRRRVVDTRFTRLTGRAPVLLAGMTPTTVEPDIVAAAANAGYWVEMAGGGQVTEDVFAENLAGLVAQLEPGRTAQFNAMYMDRYLWNLQFGTQHIVSRDRMSGAPLDGVVISAGIPELEEGTELVRRLRAEGFSYVAFKPGTVGQIRQVLDIARGVADCPVLIMVEDGHAGGHHSWEDLDHLLLSTYAEIRALENLILVVGGGLGVPQRAAAFLTGEWALEHGPVTMPVDAIMIGTAAMTAKEAKTNDDVKQLLVQTPGVSADKNAGWVGQGEVDGGVTSGLSHLLADMYEIENSAARAARLIVEVAGDPQALAERRGEIIEAINATAKPYFGDLEMMTYADVLRRYAELAYPWNDASWVQRFHELLQRVEARLAPQDSGEVTSLFPDVVAAEEPGAAIEKVIAAYPMAEQIHVTTFDAAWFVELCRKYPKPVPFVPVIDADLLRSWGTDGLWQSHDPRYSADQVRIIPGPVSVAGITSVNEPIADILGRYEAATVDALERSGAASGDAVRFSRDAATVEDYLRNAENIQWHGHVITNPARVVSDADLVPTDRGYDLVLELDTLWEGTGAHQHAVRQMRIPLTIPAGAHTGAMPVVDDERLPQAMNALLAATAGVGAPNVMDDWIGELPVIRDSAISAYGEAWYRFSLRPELGSLHAGVTANSLPSALNLAPIVPSAVLGLCWPSIYAALGSAIVDDYPVIEGLLNAVHLDHTEDLDTDRLAGLDHLDARSACTQVSESSSGRVVVVETELQHDGERVGSFTERFAIRGRVFGKDVPADPALAGGLGHEVTDTPRSLLRRVSATAPADMTPFAMVSGDYNPIHTSYRAAKVAGMDQPLVHGMWLCAAAQHAVSATDEAGRGWHIEGWTYRMYGTVDLGDEVDISVERIGSVAGGGLILEVTCRVEKNVVSVATASVTAPVTAYVYPGQGVQSQGMALDERASSPAARKVWERADAHTRASLGFSILAIVRDNPQELTAAGVTYRHPQGVLNLTQFTQVALATVAFAQTERLREAGVLVEGSYLAGHSLGEYNALSAYAKIFPLETVLEIVFHRGSTMHNLVPRDAEGHSNYQMGALRPNQFGVGDADVAAYVASVAERSGEFIEIVNYNLAGEQYSIAGTVAGLKALAEDAEQRAEAAGGRRPFMLVPGIDVPFHSTVLRDGVPDFRQLLDRLLPAHVDPALLSGRYVPNLVAIPFELTPQFLDAILAVVPSASVRELRERWESVNLDEEAGKITRDLLVELLAWQFASPVRWIETQDFLFTPVAQGGAGVEQLIEVGLGAAPTLANLAAKTLKQQRFGAHVNVLNAQRDAKIVYREDQATADALVATPSEPAPAQACPAPATPAEPEALPAANEGNPPAAPAAGPAYTGPVEDLTFAAADAIKVLLAESNKLRLDQIGESDNVESLTNGVSSKRNQVLMDMAAELNLSSIDGAAEASVSELAKTVNKLAHNYKPFGAVLSEAVNDRLRKLFGAAGLKPDHVGERVASAWSLGAGWSAWTSAVLLLDTREGKSARGGELAELSTSATSAAEVDALIDAAVERVGAIAGVAVAKPTSAGGGSAVVDSAALDAFSAEITSALAENARDLLARLGHTEQVAAAEADDSVLVEAVRAELGPNWATQVEPTFSAVKAVLLNDRWASAREDLARFVAGQNAITGVSSFFATGHEVARQAEFYADHAQVSDADRVMLLRIAAAARSTAPGEFSGKIAVVTGMTPESIGGAVVGRLLAGGATVIATASRVDQARLLAGRKIYREHARGDASLWLVPANLSSYRDIDALVDWIGNPVRETVGGKTVEKKPAMVPDFLFPFAAPRVFGMMDDAGGATEMQARLMLWGVERLLTGLAGIGADTVVDHRLHAVLPGSPNRGTFGGDGAYGEVKAAFDAIVNKWHVEPWACRVSLAHARIGWVRGTGLMGGNDPLVAAVEAEGVRTWSTQEMAEQLMGLISDDARARAAEAPIDADLTGGLASINLAQITEKAAAAAADRGEPSAPRTLGTIAALPSPHVVGLPANADVWGSGHARPEDTVVIVGIGEVGPWGSSRTRHAAELGIQADGRVELTAAGVLELAWMTGLLTWHESPKAGWYDAADNLVDESEIFDRYRDEVVARSGVRRLVDDGPITDAGTVDLVTVYLDRPITFTVPSEDEARAYEAADPQFTKITPPHAGNAEWSVTRVKGATSLVPRKTTLSRYVAGQLPTDFDPTRWGIPQSMVESIDKMAVWNLVTTVDAFISAGFTPAELLAAVHPAEVASTQGTGFGGMSSMRKLFVERFLNEDIAQDVLQETLANVIAAHTMQSFVGGYGAMMQPVAACATAAVSLEDGLDKIAAGKAKFVVTGAVDDLSVESLEGFGNMNATADSASLAAQGISERFFSRAGDLRRGGFIEGMGGGTVLIARGDLALEMGLPVYGVVASVQTFADGAHTSIPAPGLGALAAGRGGKDSRLAQRLAALGADVDDIAVVSKHDTSTNANDPNEAELHVRLAKALGRTPGNPLHVISQKTLTGHAKGGAAMFQIAGLTQLFANGIVPANRSLDNLDPVFASDDYLVWLRDPLAIATRGPIKAALATSLGFGHVSSIVALVHPGAFEAAIERAHGEQAARTWRARAQARLAAGARHLEAAMVGRRSLYDPIAGRRFGAERPGYDPHEAEVGMLLDPAARLGADGTYGN; from the coding sequence ATGACTCTCACGGAACAACTGAACGCAGGCACTCCCTACGTCCTCCAGTTTGCCGGGCAGGCCACGCCCTGGCGTACCGCCCTTGCCGACGTCGCCGAGGACCCGGCGATTCGTAGCGCGCTGACCGAGGTCCAGGCGCGCGCCGAGCGCCTTCTGGCGCCTGTCCTTCCCGAGCTGACTCGCATCTGCGCCGGACCGCTTGACCTCTTTAACAACCCGTCCGTGCAGGCCTTTTCCTCAGTTCCCGGAATTCTCTTGGCCCAGTTCGGCGCCCACCTGGATCTAGGACTGACGGGCGCCCCGCACGCCGTCATCGGACACTCCCAGGGCGTGTTGGCAGTTGAGATCGCCAAGAATGGCGACCTCGACCACGCGGCACGGATCTTCGCCCTCGCCCGCCTCATCGGCGCGGCCGCCACCTGGACGATGCGTTCGGCTGGGGCGGAACGTCACGGCGAACTGACGCCGATGCTCGCCGTTCGTGGCATCCCTGAAACCGAACTCGCCCGGATCGTCGATGCACACGATGGCGCAGGCATCGCGATCCGTAACACGCGCGATTCCTTCACGCTGTCGGGCATTCCGGCGGCTCTCGACGCAGTCCGGGCAGACATCTCCACCCTGGCTGACGCTCAGCACCGGGCGCGCTCGGAGAAGAGGGTTGGCGGCGCACCCATTGACCCCGTGCTCGAATTCCTCGACGTCTGGGCGCCCTTCCACTCCGACCTCCTGGCCCCGGCGCGGGCACAGGTGATCTCGTGGATGGATGCCTGCGGCTGGCGCGAGCCCGGCCTCGACGCGCTCGCGGCAGCGGTGCTGACCGACCGCCTCGACTGGGACACGCAATTTGCTCAGGCAAGCCAGGGAGCCGAGTGGGTCATCGACCTGGGCCCCGGCTTAGGCCTGGGGCGGATCACGCAGGCAAACACGCTCGGGCGCGGCATCGGCGTCGTCAATGCCGCGACGGCGAGCGCCCGCGACGACATGTCCATGCCGGGCATGACATGGGAGAAGGGGGCTGACTGGTCGCGGTTCGCCCCGAAGTTGGCCTGGATCCAGGAAGACGGCCAGAGGCGCCGCGTTGTCGATACCCGCTTTACCCGCCTGACCGGTCGCGCTCCCGTGTTACTGGCGGGCATGACGCCGACCACCGTTGAGCCCGACATCGTCGCCGCTGCCGCCAACGCCGGCTACTGGGTCGAAATGGCCGGCGGCGGCCAGGTCACCGAGGACGTGTTCGCCGAGAACCTCGCCGGGCTCGTCGCCCAGCTCGAGCCGGGCCGCACCGCCCAGTTCAACGCCATGTACATGGACCGCTACCTGTGGAATCTCCAATTCGGCACCCAGCACATCGTCTCCCGCGACAGGATGAGCGGGGCGCCGCTCGACGGCGTCGTCATCTCCGCGGGAATCCCCGAACTCGAGGAAGGGACGGAGCTCGTGCGGCGCCTGCGCGCCGAGGGCTTCAGCTACGTGGCCTTCAAGCCGGGAACCGTGGGTCAGATCCGTCAGGTGCTCGACATCGCACGCGGCGTCGCCGACTGCCCGGTTTTGATCATGGTGGAGGACGGTCACGCCGGCGGACACCACTCCTGGGAGGACCTCGACCACCTTCTCCTGTCTACCTACGCCGAGATCCGTGCGCTGGAGAACCTGATTCTCGTGGTCGGCGGGGGACTCGGCGTGCCGCAACGCGCGGCCGCCTTCCTCACCGGCGAGTGGGCGCTCGAGCACGGCCCGGTCACGATGCCGGTGGATGCCATCATGATCGGCACCGCCGCGATGACGGCCAAGGAGGCCAAGACCAACGACGACGTCAAGCAACTTCTTGTTCAGACCCCGGGTGTGAGCGCGGACAAGAACGCGGGCTGGGTCGGCCAAGGCGAGGTGGACGGCGGGGTGACCTCCGGCTTGTCGCACCTGTTGGCGGACATGTACGAGATTGAGAACTCGGCGGCTCGAGCCGCCCGGCTCATCGTCGAGGTTGCCGGCGATCCGCAGGCCCTCGCCGAGCGCCGCGGGGAGATCATCGAGGCGATCAACGCGACGGCGAAGCCGTACTTTGGCGACCTCGAGATGATGACGTATGCCGACGTGCTACGCCGCTACGCCGAGCTGGCCTACCCGTGGAACGACGCCTCCTGGGTCCAGCGCTTCCACGAATTGCTTCAGCGCGTGGAGGCCCGCCTCGCGCCGCAGGATTCGGGCGAGGTCACCTCGCTCTTCCCGGACGTGGTGGCGGCCGAGGAGCCGGGCGCGGCGATCGAGAAGGTCATCGCGGCCTACCCGATGGCTGAGCAGATTCACGTGACCACCTTTGACGCGGCCTGGTTCGTCGAACTGTGCCGCAAGTACCCCAAGCCTGTCCCGTTCGTGCCGGTCATCGACGCCGACCTCCTGCGTTCGTGGGGCACCGACGGCCTGTGGCAGTCCCACGACCCGCGCTACAGCGCCGACCAGGTTCGTATCATCCCGGGGCCGGTGTCCGTGGCGGGGATTACCTCGGTCAACGAGCCGATCGCCGACATCCTTGGCCGCTACGAGGCGGCGACCGTCGATGCGCTCGAACGCTCCGGCGCGGCTTCGGGCGATGCCGTCCGTTTCTCCCGCGACGCTGCCACGGTGGAGGACTACCTGCGCAATGCCGAGAACATCCAGTGGCACGGGCATGTCATCACCAACCCCGCCCGGGTGGTCAGCGACGCCGACCTCGTCCCCACCGACAGGGGATACGACCTCGTTCTCGAGCTCGACACCCTGTGGGAAGGCACCGGCGCCCACCAGCACGCCGTGCGTCAGATGCGCATTCCACTGACGATCCCCGCTGGGGCCCACACCGGCGCGATGCCGGTGGTGGACGACGAGCGCTTGCCGCAGGCCATGAACGCCCTGCTGGCGGCGACGGCGGGAGTGGGCGCGCCGAACGTGATGGACGATTGGATCGGTGAGCTGCCGGTCATCCGCGACTCTGCCATTTCCGCCTACGGCGAGGCGTGGTACCGCTTCTCCCTGCGCCCCGAGCTTGGCTCCCTGCACGCCGGCGTCACGGCAAACTCGTTGCCGAGCGCCCTCAATCTTGCCCCCATTGTCCCGTCCGCGGTCCTGGGCCTGTGCTGGCCGTCGATCTACGCCGCGCTCGGCTCGGCCATCGTCGACGATTACCCCGTGATCGAGGGCCTGCTGAACGCCGTCCACCTCGACCACACCGAGGACCTTGACACCGACCGGCTCGCCGGGCTGGATCACCTCGACGCTCGCTCGGCGTGTACGCAGGTCAGCGAGTCAAGCTCGGGCCGCGTCGTCGTCGTCGAGACGGAGCTGCAGCACGACGGCGAACGCGTGGGTTCCTTCACCGAGCGTTTCGCGATTCGGGGGCGGGTCTTTGGCAAGGACGTCCCCGCCGACCCGGCCCTCGCAGGCGGGCTCGGGCACGAGGTGACGGACACGCCGCGTTCCCTCCTGCGCCGGGTGAGCGCCACCGCGCCGGCCGACATGACACCTTTCGCCATGGTCTCGGGCGACTACAACCCGATTCACACCTCCTACCGCGCCGCCAAGGTTGCCGGAATGGACCAGCCGCTGGTTCACGGAATGTGGCTGTGTGCGGCGGCGCAACACGCCGTCTCCGCCACCGACGAGGCGGGCCGCGGATGGCACATCGAGGGCTGGACCTACCGCATGTACGGCACCGTGGACCTCGGCGACGAGGTTGACATCAGCGTCGAGCGCATCGGATCCGTGGCAGGGGGAGGCCTCATCCTCGAGGTGACCTGCCGTGTGGAGAAGAACGTGGTGTCGGTGGCGACAGCCTCCGTGACCGCGCCCGTGACCGCCTACGTCTACCCGGGCCAAGGCGTGCAAAGCCAGGGCATGGCACTCGACGAGCGAGCATCCTCGCCCGCCGCCCGCAAGGTCTGGGAGCGCGCCGACGCCCACACCCGCGCCTCGCTCGGTTTCTCGATCCTCGCCATCGTGCGTGACAACCCGCAGGAACTGACCGCCGCAGGCGTGACCTACCGTCACCCGCAAGGCGTGCTCAACCTGACCCAGTTCACCCAGGTGGCGCTCGCGACCGTGGCTTTCGCCCAGACCGAGCGCCTGCGCGAGGCCGGTGTCCTCGTGGAAGGCTCCTACCTTGCCGGACACTCGCTCGGCGAATACAACGCCCTGTCCGCCTACGCCAAGATCTTCCCGTTGGAGACCGTCCTGGAGATCGTCTTCCACCGCGGGTCCACCATGCACAACCTCGTCCCGCGTGACGCCGAGGGACACTCGAATTACCAGATGGGCGCCTTGCGTCCGAACCAATTCGGGGTGGGCGACGCCGATGTGGCGGCCTACGTCGCCAGCGTCGCCGAGCGCTCGGGAGAGTTTATCGAGATCGTTAACTACAACCTCGCCGGCGAGCAGTACTCCATCGCCGGCACGGTGGCTGGCCTGAAGGCGCTGGCCGAGGACGCTGAACAGCGCGCCGAGGCCGCCGGCGGGCGCCGCCCGTTCATGCTCGTGCCCGGCATCGATGTCCCGTTCCACTCGACGGTCCTTCGCGACGGAGTCCCCGACTTCCGCCAACTTCTTGACCGGCTGCTGCCCGCGCACGTCGATCCCGCGTTGCTTTCGGGAAGGTACGTCCCCAATCTGGTGGCGATCCCGTTCGAACTCACGCCCCAGTTCCTTGACGCCATCCTCGCCGTCGTTCCCTCCGCCAGCGTGCGCGAGCTACGCGAGCGCTGGGAGAGCGTGAACCTGGACGAAGAGGCAGGCAAGATCACCCGAGATCTCCTCGTGGAGCTACTGGCGTGGCAGTTCGCCTCGCCCGTGCGGTGGATCGAGACCCAGGACTTCCTCTTCACCCCGGTTGCACAGGGCGGCGCCGGCGTCGAGCAGCTCATCGAGGTGGGCCTTGGTGCCGCGCCCACACTGGCCAACCTGGCGGCGAAGACGCTCAAGCAGCAGCGTTTTGGTGCTCACGTCAACGTTCTCAACGCTCAGCGCGACGCGAAGATCGTCTACCGCGAGGACCAGGCCACCGCCGACGCCCTCGTGGCGACGCCGTCCGAGCCCGCGCCGGCTCAGGCGTGCCCCGCTCCGGCCACTCCAGCCGAGCCGGAAGCCCTGCCCGCCGCGAACGAGGGCAATCCGCCCGCAGCGCCTGCCGCTGGGCCGGCCTACACCGGCCCAGTCGAGGACCTGACCTTCGCCGCAGCCGACGCGATCAAGGTTCTCCTGGCCGAGTCGAACAAGCTGCGCCTCGATCAGATTGGCGAAAGCGACAACGTCGAGTCCCTGACCAACGGCGTGTCCTCCAAGCGCAACCAGGTGCTCATGGACATGGCCGCCGAGCTCAACCTGTCCTCCATCGATGGGGCAGCCGAGGCAAGCGTCAGCGAATTGGCCAAGACGGTCAACAAGCTCGCACACAACTACAAGCCTTTCGGCGCAGTGCTCAGCGAGGCGGTCAACGATCGTCTGCGCAAGCTCTTCGGTGCCGCCGGGCTCAAACCCGATCACGTGGGCGAGCGCGTCGCCTCGGCGTGGTCGCTCGGGGCAGGCTGGAGCGCGTGGACGAGCGCGGTCCTCCTCCTCGACACGCGCGAAGGCAAGTCCGCCCGCGGCGGTGAGCTAGCCGAGCTGTCCACGAGTGCGACCTCGGCGGCCGAGGTCGACGCGCTCATCGACGCCGCCGTCGAGCGCGTGGGCGCCATCGCCGGCGTCGCCGTCGCCAAGCCGACCAGCGCCGGAGGCGGATCGGCCGTGGTCGATTCGGCCGCGCTTGACGCCTTCTCCGCCGAGATCACCTCGGCGCTCGCCGAGAACGCACGAGACCTGCTGGCACGTCTGGGCCACACGGAGCAGGTGGCCGCCGCCGAGGCCGACGACTCGGTGCTCGTCGAGGCCGTGCGCGCCGAGCTGGGGCCAAACTGGGCCACCCAGGTTGAGCCTACCTTCTCCGCGGTCAAGGCCGTGCTCCTCAACGACCGTTGGGCGAGCGCACGTGAGGACCTCGCGCGCTTCGTCGCTGGCCAGAACGCCATCACCGGCGTCTCGAGCTTCTTCGCAACGGGCCACGAGGTTGCCCGCCAGGCCGAGTTCTACGCGGACCACGCCCAGGTCAGCGACGCGGACCGCGTCATGCTCCTGCGCATCGCGGCCGCCGCGCGTAGCACCGCACCCGGTGAGTTCTCCGGCAAGATCGCCGTCGTGACGGGCATGACCCCCGAATCCATCGGTGGCGCCGTCGTCGGACGCCTCCTGGCGGGCGGCGCGACCGTCATCGCCACGGCCTCCCGCGTCGACCAGGCGCGCCTCCTGGCCGGGCGGAAGATCTACCGCGAGCACGCCCGCGGCGACGCCTCGCTGTGGCTCGTGCCAGCTAACCTCTCCTCCTACCGCGACATCGATGCGCTCGTTGACTGGATCGGCAACCCCGTGCGCGAAACCGTGGGTGGAAAGACGGTGGAGAAGAAACCGGCCATGGTGCCCGACTTCCTCTTCCCGTTCGCCGCACCGCGCGTGTTCGGCATGATGGACGACGCCGGGGGAGCCACGGAGATGCAGGCGCGCCTCATGCTGTGGGGCGTCGAGCGACTCCTCACGGGCCTCGCTGGCATCGGCGCCGACACGGTCGTCGATCACCGCCTGCACGCCGTCCTGCCGGGCTCGCCCAACCGCGGCACCTTCGGCGGCGACGGCGCCTACGGTGAGGTCAAGGCCGCCTTCGACGCCATCGTCAACAAGTGGCACGTGGAGCCCTGGGCATGCCGAGTGAGCCTCGCCCACGCGCGCATCGGCTGGGTGCGCGGAACGGGACTCATGGGCGGCAACGATCCGCTCGTGGCCGCCGTCGAGGCCGAGGGCGTGCGCACCTGGTCCACCCAGGAGATGGCCGAACAGCTCATGGGCCTCATCAGCGACGACGCCCGCGCCCGTGCCGCCGAGGCCCCCATCGACGCCGATCTCACCGGCGGCCTGGCCTCCATCAACCTCGCCCAAATCACGGAAAAGGCCGCGGCTGCGGCTGCCGATCGTGGCGAGCCCAGCGCCCCGCGTACGCTCGGCACGATCGCGGCCCTGCCGAGCCCGCACGTCGTCGGCCTGCCGGCCAACGCGGACGTGTGGGGAAGCGGCCACGCCCGCCCCGAGGACACCGTCGTCATCGTCGGCATCGGCGAGGTTGGCCCCTGGGGGTCCTCGCGCACACGCCACGCCGCTGAGCTCGGGATCCAAGCCGACGGACGCGTGGAACTGACCGCCGCCGGCGTGCTCGAACTGGCCTGGATGACCGGCCTGCTCACCTGGCACGAGTCGCCCAAGGCCGGCTGGTACGACGCCGCGGACAACCTCGTTGACGAATCGGAAATCTTCGACCGCTACCGCGACGAAGTGGTGGCACGCTCCGGCGTGCGCCGCCTCGTCGACGACGGCCCGATCACTGACGCGGGCACCGTGGACCTGGTCACCGTCTACCTCGACCGACCCATCACATTCACCGTGCCCAGCGAGGATGAGGCCCGCGCCTACGAGGCCGCCGACCCGCAGTTCACCAAGATCACCCCGCCACACGCCGGCAACGCCGAGTGGAGCGTGACGCGCGTGAAGGGGGCGACCTCACTGGTCCCCCGCAAGACCACGCTCTCGCGCTACGTCGCGGGCCAGCTACCCACCGACTTCGACCCCACCCGTTGGGGAATCCCGCAGTCGATGGTGGAATCCATCGACAAGATGGCCGTGTGGAACCTCGTCACAACCGTCGACGCCTTCATCTCCGCGGGCTTCACGCCCGCCGAGTTGCTGGCAGCCGTCCACCCCGCAGAAGTCGCCTCGACGCAGGGAACCGGATTCGGTGGCATGTCCTCCATGCGCAAACTCTTCGTCGAACGATTCCTCAACGAGGACATCGCCCAAGACGTCTTGCAGGAGACCCTCGCGAACGTCATCGCCGCGCACACCATGCAGTCCTTCGTGGGCGGCTACGGAGCCATGATGCAGCCGGTCGCCGCCTGCGCGACGGCCGCCGTCTCCCTCGAAGACGGCCTCGACAAGATCGCCGCCGGAAAGGCCAAGTTCGTCGTCACGGGAGCGGTCGATGACCTCTCCGTCGAATCCCTCGAAGGATTCGGCAACATGAACGCGACCGCCGACTCGGCGTCGTTGGCCGCCCAGGGCATCTCGGAGCGGTTCTTCTCCCGCGCCGGAGACCTCCGCCGCGGCGGCTTCATCGAAGGCATGGGCGGCGGAACGGTCCTCATCGCCCGCGGCGACCTGGCCCTCGAGATGGGACTGCCGGTCTACGGCGTCGTCGCAAGCGTGCAGACCTTCGCCGACGGTGCCCACACCTCCATCCCGGCGCCTGGCCTCGGCGCGCTCGCGGCCGGACGCGGCGGCAAGGACTCCCGCCTGGCCCAACGCCTCGCGGCCCTCGGCGCCGACGTCGACGATATCGCCGTCGTCTCCAAGCACGACACCTCGACGAACGCCAACGATCCCAATGAGGCAGAGCTCCACGTCCGCCTGGCCAAGGCACTGGGACGAACCCCAGGCAACCCGCTGCACGTCATCTCCCAAAAGACGCTCACCGGTCACGCCAAGGGCGGCGCCGCCATGTTCCAGATCGCGGGCTTGACCCAGCTGTTCGCAAACGGGATCGTGCCGGCCAACCGTTCCCTCGACAACCTCGACCCGGTCTTCGCCTCCGACGACTACCTCGTGTGGCTACGTGACCCGCTGGCCATCGCCACGCGGGGACCAATCAAGGCGGCGCTGGCGACGTCGCTCGGCTTCGGGCACGTCTCGTCGATCGTGGCGCTCGTTCACCCCGGCGCCTTCGAGGCCGCCATCGAACGGGCTCACGGGGAGCAGGCCGCTCGTACCTGGCGCGCTAGGGCGCAGGCTCGCCTGGCTGCGGGCGCACGCCACCTCGAAGCGGCCATGGTCGGGCGCCGCAGCCTCTACGACCCCATCGCGGGGCGCCGGTTCGGAGCCGAACGCCCTGGCTACGACCCCCACGAGGCCGAGGTCGGCATGCTGCTGGACCCGGCAGCGCGTCTGGGAGCAGATGGAACCTATGGTAACTGA
- the acpS gene encoding holo-ACP synthase AcpS — protein sequence MVTDTNQVAFAADSLDGLGVDIVHIPTFAEQQRAPGTRFLSVFSSTEMRAARRRAGQTGAGIAHHLAARWAGKEAFIKAWSSTLIGQAPVIAPDAVPYADIQILSDAYGRPYLFLAGTIATAFGTGRNAVVSLSHDGDYAIAVCHIKGEL from the coding sequence ATGGTAACTGATACCAACCAGGTGGCATTCGCCGCGGACAGCCTGGACGGGCTCGGCGTGGACATCGTCCACATTCCCACCTTCGCCGAGCAGCAACGGGCGCCGGGCACGCGCTTTCTTTCGGTCTTTTCCTCCACCGAAATGCGCGCAGCCCGGCGCCGGGCCGGCCAGACCGGCGCGGGAATCGCCCACCACCTGGCCGCCCGATGGGCAGGAAAAGAGGCCTTCATCAAGGCCTGGTCGTCCACGCTCATCGGCCAAGCGCCTGTGATCGCTCCCGACGCCGTCCCTTACGCCGACATCCAGATCCTTTCCGACGCCTATGGGCGCCCCTACCTCTTTCTCGCCGGCACGATAGCCACCGCGTTCGGCACTGGCCGCAACGCCGTCGTGTCACTGTCCCACGACGGCGACTACGCGATCGCCGTCTGTCACATCAAAGGAGAATTATGA
- a CDS encoding biotin transporter BioY, whose amino-acid sequence MNTTLPVACKANELTAALAARHALAILSGTAAIALAAQIAVPFKPVPVTMQTLAVVLVGWKLGGGRGLSAAALYGALGSAGLPIFAAGASGVGPSTGYVIGFVLAAAFVGWMSRENLSGWSALAVFGVGLALPYLPGLIWLSAVTGLGAPWSWPVLSIGVVPFIPGDLFKLGIAASVATAWALRRRR is encoded by the coding sequence ATGAACACAACGCTACCTGTAGCCTGCAAGGCCAATGAGCTCACCGCGGCGCTGGCGGCCCGCCACGCCCTGGCGATCCTCTCCGGGACCGCCGCCATCGCGCTCGCGGCGCAGATCGCCGTGCCCTTCAAGCCGGTGCCCGTGACGATGCAGACCCTCGCCGTCGTGCTCGTGGGCTGGAAACTCGGAGGTGGACGCGGCCTGAGCGCCGCCGCCCTGTATGGCGCGCTCGGCTCGGCAGGCCTGCCGATCTTCGCAGCCGGGGCATCCGGGGTCGGACCCTCCACCGGCTACGTCATTGGGTTCGTGCTCGCCGCCGCGTTCGTGGGCTGGATGTCTCGCGAGAACCTGTCGGGGTGGAGTGCGCTGGCGGTCTTCGGAGTCGGCCTCGCCCTGCCCTACCTGCCGGGACTGATCTGGCTGTCCGCCGTGACAGGCCTAGGCGCGCCGTGGTCGTGGCCGGTGCTCAGCATCGGCGTGGTGCCCTTCATCCCCGGCGACCTGTTCAAGCTCGGCATCGCCGCCTCCGTGGCGACGGCGTGGGCCTTGCGCCGGCGTCGATAA
- the purU gene encoding formyltetrahydrofolate deformylase, with protein MSSENLVLTVRCPDKPGITYAITGLLASVGGNIMESQQFNDAESGFFFVRIEAHVPGGKPTIEAAFAQLAANHDMTYEIAEANKPLRTLIMVTKDSHCLSDLLSKNREGRLPIDIVAVVGNHDTLKPLADFYGKRFIHIPIDAQTKPDAEAALLRLIEEEDIELVVLARYMQILSTDLCERLAGNVINIHHSFLPSFKGARPYQQAHSRGVKLIGATAHYVTADLDEGPIIEQDVVRVAHDDNEAELRAKGADVERQVLSRAVKWHAEHRILMNGHRTVIFA; from the coding sequence ATGTCTAGCGAGAATCTGGTCCTAACTGTCCGTTGCCCCGACAAGCCCGGCATCACCTACGCCATCACGGGGCTTTTGGCCTCGGTGGGAGGCAACATTATGGAGTCTCAGCAGTTTAACGACGCCGAATCGGGCTTCTTCTTCGTCCGCATCGAGGCCCACGTCCCGGGCGGGAAGCCGACCATCGAGGCCGCCTTCGCCCAGCTCGCCGCCAACCACGACATGACTTACGAGATCGCCGAGGCCAACAAGCCGCTGCGGACCCTTATCATGGTGACCAAGGATTCGCACTGCCTGTCCGACCTCCTGTCGAAGAATCGCGAAGGCCGCCTCCCGATCGACATCGTCGCCGTCGTCGGCAACCACGACACGCTCAAGCCGCTCGCTGACTTCTACGGCAAACGCTTCATTCACATCCCCATCGACGCCCAGACGAAGCCCGACGCCGAGGCTGCCCTCCTGCGCCTGATCGAGGAAGAGGACATCGAGCTTGTCGTCCTCGCGCGCTACATGCAGATACTGTCCACCGATCTGTGCGAACGCCTCGCGGGCAACGTCATCAACATCCATCACTCCTTCCTTCCCTCCTTCAAGGGCGCGCGCCCCTACCAGCAGGCGCACTCGCGTGGCGTCAAACTCATCGGGGCCACCGCCCACTACGTCACCGCCGACCTCGACGAGGGGCCGATCATCGAACAGGACGTCGTCCGCGTCGCACACGACGACAACGAGGCCGAGCTGCGCGCCAAGGGCGCCGACGTCGAACGCCAGGTCCTCTCTCGCGCCGTCAAGTGGCACGCCGAACATCGCATCCTCATGAACGGCCACCGAACCGTCATCTTCGCCTAG